From a region of the Xanthomonas rydalmerensis genome:
- a CDS encoding ABC transporter permease, which produces MKMQWLWNVLAIAALAIGLGIWIALPWFLVLALVAVLAVLLLATRSGRLSLAAARIGIASLPQRWGASSVIVVGIAGVVGVLVAMLAMGQGFQATLDSTGDDTTAIVLRGGSQAETNSVILRDQVPLIAGLAGVARGADNRPLVSPELSQVVNLQSKSDGTDVNAQFRGVGEQGWAVHDKVRIVQGRRFTPGLREIVVGKGAQSQFRGLQLGQTLTLGNQAWTVVGVFASGDAHDSELWTDTQTLATTYNRSAYQSISVRTQGQDGFRQFKAAMDADPRLKLDVFTTREYYRKQGGNLSKVLEVLGTFIGTIMAIGAVFGALNTMYAAVATRAREIATMRALGFRGLPVVVAVMLETMLLALLGGVLGGLIAWAIFNGYSVSTLGSNFSQVVFQFKVSPPLLWTGLKWALGIGLVGGLFPALRAARLPITTALRAL; this is translated from the coding sequence ATGAAGATGCAATGGTTATGGAATGTCCTGGCGATCGCGGCGCTGGCGATCGGCCTGGGAATCTGGATCGCCCTGCCCTGGTTCCTGGTGCTGGCGCTGGTGGCGGTGCTGGCCGTGTTGCTGCTGGCCACCCGCAGCGGCCGGCTGTCGCTGGCCGCCGCGCGCATCGGCATCGCCAGCCTGCCGCAGCGCTGGGGCGCCAGTTCGGTGATCGTGGTCGGCATTGCCGGCGTGGTCGGCGTGCTGGTGGCGATGCTGGCGATGGGCCAGGGTTTCCAGGCGACCCTGGACAGCACCGGCGACGACACCACCGCCATCGTGCTGCGCGGCGGCTCCCAGGCCGAGACCAACTCGGTCATCCTCCGCGACCAGGTGCCGCTGATCGCCGGCCTGGCCGGGGTGGCGCGCGGGGCCGACAACCGCCCGCTGGTCTCGCCGGAGCTGTCGCAGGTGGTGAACCTGCAGTCCAAGTCCGACGGCACCGACGTCAACGCGCAGTTCCGCGGCGTCGGCGAGCAGGGCTGGGCGGTGCACGACAAGGTCAGGATCGTGCAGGGCCGTCGCTTCACCCCCGGCCTGCGCGAGATCGTGGTCGGCAAGGGCGCGCAGTCGCAGTTCCGCGGCCTGCAGCTCGGCCAGACCCTGACCCTGGGCAACCAGGCCTGGACCGTGGTCGGCGTGTTCGCCAGCGGCGACGCGCACGACTCGGAACTGTGGACCGACACCCAGACCCTGGCCACCACCTACAACCGCAGCGCCTACCAGTCGATCAGCGTGCGCACCCAGGGCCAGGACGGCTTCCGCCAGTTCAAGGCGGCGATGGACGCCGACCCGCGGCTGAAGCTGGACGTGTTCACCACCCGCGAGTACTACCGCAAGCAGGGCGGCAACCTCAGCAAGGTGCTGGAGGTCCTGGGCACCTTCATCGGCACCATCATGGCGATCGGCGCGGTGTTCGGCGCGCTCAACACCATGTACGCCGCAGTCGCCACCCGCGCCCGCGAGATCGCCACCATGCGCGCGCTGGGCTTCCGCGGGCTGCCGGTGGTGGTGGCGGTGATGCTGGAGACCATGCTGCTGGCACTGCTCGGCGGGGTGCTGGGCGGGCTGATCGCCTGGGCGATCTTCAACGGCTACAGCGTGTCCACGCTGGGCAGCAACTTCAGCCAGGTGGTGTTCCAGTTCAAGGTGTCCCCGCCGCTGCTGTGGACCGGGCTGAAGTGGGCGCTGGGCATCGGCCTGGTCGGCGGCCTGTTCCCGGCGCTGCGCGCGGCGCGGCTGCCGATCACCACCGCCCTGCGCGCGCTGTAG